Part of the Chthonomonadales bacterium genome, GCACACCGCTGAAGAGCCAGACCAGTTGCTCCGACCGCTGGAAGTTGAACAGAAGCGGGCCGTTGGCGGCGAAGGGGCACACGGGCACACGCCCCGCCATCACCTCGCGCAGCGCGCCGGCCATGCTCAGCTTGGTCCTGACGTCCTCGGGCAGCGTCGCGGTCTCGTAGCCCAGAGCATGGGTGAGGCCGCTCAGGCGCTGCTCCTCGGCCTCGGTCAGCACGCCATCCTCCACGACCTGGTCGACCGCCTCGTGCCAGGTCGCCAGAACGACGGCCTGGGCTTCGTCGTACGGAACGCGGCCTCGAGCGGCCTGCTCGATTCGCCGCCGGATGTCGGACGAGTCACCCCCCTCGAGTACTGCGGAGAGCACGAGCTGTCGGACCGCGGCGGTGGCTTGCTCGGGGCGCTCGCGGCACTCCGGGTGCGCCGTGCGCAAGACGCCGGCGTCACGCCCGCAGAACCTCCATTCACCCATCGGGCAACTGCCCTCCCCCAAGCCCGGTGCGGCTGGCCAGCCGCGCCGGGCGGTACTGCCGGGCGCCCGACCCCGTCCGTGCTGGCAATCAGGCCAATCGCTGACGGGCCGGCGATGCGGAAGGGGCGGGCGACGCTCGCGCCGCCCCCGCGTCGCCCGGATTACGCGACCGTAGTCGGGGCTGGCCGGCCCGGCCCGAGCTCAGGCCGGCTCGTACGGCCGGTACCCCCGCACCATCAGGCCTCGCTGGCCGCTCTTGCGCGCCTCCGCCGCCCGCCTCTCGGCCTCCTCGCGGTTGGCGGCCGTGGTGGCGCTCACCGTCACGTAGTCATCCACCCGGCGGTAGCGGTTGATGAAGACGGGGCGCGGGCGCGTGGAATGGTTCTCCCTGGATCCGTGGATGGTCCGATAGTGAAAGAAGATGGCGTCGCCCGCGTTCCCGGTCACCTGTAGGGCAGCCTCCCATGGCCACTCGTCCTCGTCCAGTCCCAGGTGCGAAAGGGTGTCGACGTGGCGCAGGGTACCGAGCCGGTGCGAACCCGGGACCACGTGCAGGGCCCCGTTCTGGAGGTCGGTGTCCACCACATAGCTCAGCACGGCCACCGGCCCATCGAAGCGGTGCTCGAAGTACGCGGAGTCCTGGTGCAGTGTCTTGGGATGGCCGCCGACGGGCTCCTTGTAGAGGCACTGGCCGCCGCCGAACAACTCGATGTTCGGGCCGAGGATCGCCTCGGCGATGTCGACGGTGCAGGGGTCGAACGCCGCGCGGAAGAAGGCGGCGCTCGTCTCGTAGCCGATCGCCAGCACCATGATCTGCTTGTCGCGCGCGAAGCCCGCCGGAGCGGGCAGGAACAGCGTGCCGTTCGGCGTCACCCATCCCTCGGTCACCTGCCGCGCCTGGTCGAGGAGCGCGATGCTCTGGCGCGCGGTCTCCTCGATGTCGCGTTGCAGCTCGGCGACGTAGGACGCCATCAGCCCGCGGACCACCAGGCAGCCGTGCTGCCGATAGACTGCCGCGGCGCACGCGGCGTCCAGATCGGCGGCGGTCACCTCGATGTCGGCGATGCCCACTGTGGGCGCGGCGGCAGTGCTCTTTTCGGCTGGCATGGTGCGTTCCCCTTCCTGCGAGGACATGCGGCGCGCGGGCGCGCCGCCGACGTGGCTCTGGCGTCGGCCGAAGCGACCGCTCAGCCAGGTCCGACAAGGGCGTGTATTGGTGCCACTGAACGGCGTCGGCGATCGACTGCGCGCCGCGGGCCCGCTCGGCGCTCCCGCTAGGGCGGCGACCCTCGGGCGGGTCCGGGTACGCGCCTCATGACCGATCGGGCAACCCATCCCGCCGAACCACGAGGGCGGCTCGCTCCGCCGCCCGCGGCCGCCACCGCGCCGCGCTCGCGGCTCTCCCTCCGCGTGCTCCTGCTGGCGCTCGCGCTGATCCGCTCCAACGCGCTCTGTCTCACCAAGATAGAGTACGTAAGGTACTCCGACAACGCAACCACCCAGGCGATCCTCTCCATCGCCGACGCGTTGCTCTTCGCCATGCTGGGCATCAACGCCGTGCTGCGGCGACCTGGTGGGCGCTGGCCGTCGACCTCGCAGGAGATGGTGGCGCTCTACGTGGTCGTCGCGGTTGCCAGCAATCTGGCCGGCCACGATGTGCTGCAGACCCTCTTCACCGCCCTCACCCGCATCGTACGCCACGCGGGGAACCAGCCGAGCTGGTCGGCGAGCATCCCCCTTCGTGCCGCCGCATCGGGTCGTCCAAGACCGGGAGGCCGTTGGCGCGCTCTTCATCGTGCGGTCGACCCTCTATCGCCGCGACGATGTGCGGCCGTTGCTCGCTCGGCTGGGCTGGTGGACCCTGTTCGCGATGCTGCTCGTCTCGACCATGCTCTGCCTGGCCGCCATCTTCCTCGAGCAGCGCGACGCGGAGCGCCTCGGCGAAGTGATCGCCGCGATCCCCGTTCAGATGGTGACGCAGACGGATCCGCTCTTCCGGGCCCGGCTCCTGTGGGGCGGCGCGGCGATCGGCGTCCTGGGGCAGACGATCAACCTGCTGCACACCCTCGTACCCTCCGTGCCCGGCGTGCCGATCGGCGTACAGTACTTCCAGGCGGAGCGGTACCCCGGGAACGCGGCGGGCCCTCTGCCCGCTTGGTCCTTCCCGTTCGCCTACGGCCTCACCTTCCTGCTGCCGACGCAGCTTGGCTTCTCGTGCTGGTTCCTCATGTTGCCGAGCCGCGCCGATCTGGTGGCCGCCGCGATGGCGAGCCACACCGAGTAAGGTGAGTACCCCTCCGTGCAACGGCCGGGCGTTGGAGCCGCCCTCGGTATGCTCCTGGCCGTGCTCTGGAGCGCGTGGGGGCGCCTGGCGCATGTGTGGCGGCGGGCGATCATCACCGGCCGTGCCGCCGAGGAGCCCCCCCGGGGAGGGCGATGCCGACGAGCCGATGCGGTACCGGACGGAGGTCTCGGGCTGTTCGGCGGGGCGGGCGGCATGGCCAGGCTCGCCGTGGCGGCGGCATGCGCTGGGGCACAGGGGCGCTCTGCCCGGGGATCCTGTTCGCCATCGTGCTCGTGGTGGCGCGTCTGCGCGCGGAGCTCGGCCCTCCAATCTACGAGCTCAACCAGGCGGGCCGCGATCAGGTGCTCCAGCGCGCCTTCGTCACGAACGCATGAACCCCTGGCGATCTCACGGCGATAACGTTGCCCTTGATGCTCTCGCGCGCCCATCGGTTGTTCCCGCCGCAGGCTCGTGCCGACACCCTGCGGCTTGCCCGGCGCGCCGGGACGCCGCTGCCGACGATGACGCCCGTGATCCTGGGCGCCAGCCTGCTCGGGGTCGTCGCGGCGTTCTGGGCGTACCTCCACACGATGTACGGCGTCGGCTGCGAGTCGGCGAGGTTCCGCGGCGTGGCCTGGGCCTTCGGCGCGGAACCCTGGCAGAAGCTCGACGTCCGGATCGCCTCGGCGCAGCAGGCGGACCCCGGCCCCGTGGCGGCCTACGCCTTCGGGTGCCTGCTGACGCTCCTCGTGGCGACGATGCGGGCACGCTTCGTCTGGTGGCCCTTCCATCCGGCCGGCTATATCGTGGCCGGCAGCTTCGGCCTCTTCCACCTCTGGCTGCCGATCCTCGTGAGTTGGCTGGCCAAGGTCATCATTCTGCGCGATGGCGGCCTGCGCGGTTACCGGCGCGCTCTCCCCTTCTTCCTCGGCCGGATACTCGCTGAGTTCGCCGCCGGGTTCGCGCGGGCGCTGCTGGACCTCGCCTTCGGCCTCCATCTCCCGCCGGAGTCCGGGATCGGCGGCCTCTGACGTCCCCCGTGGCCACCCGTTCGCACCGCCCGATGGTTCGCCCCCGTCATGGAACCTCGGACCGGCCCATCCCGTCCCGTCTTTGTCGCCGAACGCGAGGTCGCCGGTCCACGTGGGCCCACCTGGCGGGGAGGCGAGGTCCCGGCAGCGCCGGGGCTGAAGGAGGAGGATGATGGCCAGGATAGCCGTCGGGCTGTTCGATAGCCCCGACGTGGCCAGGCGCGCGCTGAGCGCGCTCCGCGACGAGCTCGCGCGGGTCGTGGGCGAGGTCTGGGACGACTACACGGTCGAGCGGAACCCGGCGCTCGACCCCGACGAGTTGTCGCGTGAGCTCGAGGCGCGCGGCGTGCCGCCCGGGGAAGCCAGGCGCTTTGCGGAGGGGGCGCGGCGTGGCGGGGCGATCGTGACCGCGGAGACCGGGGACTCCGAGGCAGGGCACGCGGTGAGCACGATGAACCGGTTCGGCGCGGTGGACGTCGAACTCCGCAGCGACGCGAGGCGCGGCGCCGCAGGCCAGGGCCGAGCGAAGGCCGCCGCGGCCGCCAGGCAGGCGCGCTCACCCGGTCAGATCCCGACGCCGACGCCCGGCGTCACCGGCGACTACCACGCCGGCGCGCGGCACGCGCGCGCGTATGAGCTCCCGTATGAGCGCGCGCGGGAGGGCCTGGCCCTTCGGCGCGGTAGATGAGGCGACGGCAGCATGGCAGCGCGCTACCCGACGCGCAACTCGCCGTGCGGTCGGACAGACGGGCACGACACAGGCGGCGCTCCAGAGCAAGACCGGGGTCTTGCCGAAGCTAGCCGGGTTCGCGACCGGCTGGTGGCGTCCTCACCGTCGCGTCCCGTTCAGGAAGAGGTCGGTCAGCGCGGTTGCGTATGCCTCCGCGCTGAGCGGCCTCTCCGGCTGGCAGACCATCGCGTCGTAGAGCAGCGTCGGCGCGAAGACGTGCCCCACCAGCGCGCGAGCGGCGATCCGGGGGTCAAGGTCCCGCAGAACGCCCTCGCGGATCCCGCGCGCCAGGTACGCCTCCACCACATCGGTTGCCGGACAGGTGATCTTTGCGCAGAATCCCTCCGCGAGCTCCCTGTCGAACAGCGCCTCGGCGAAGACGATCTTCAGCAGATCGCCGTGTGTCTGCCAGAGCTGATACCGATCGAGCAGGAAAGCGTGGATTCCCTCCTGAACCGGCAAGCCCTTCACCTGCTCGAACAGGGTAGCCAGCGGCTTCAGGGTGATCCCCTCCAGGAACGTAAGTAGAATGTGCCTCTTGGTGGCGAAGTGCCGGTAGATCGTCCCCTCGGCGATGCCCGCCTCGTTGGCGACGGCCCTGGTCGTGGTGCGCTCAAAGCCGTGCTCCGCGAACAGGCGCCCGGCGGCCAGCAGGACCGCTTGCCGTTTGTCGGGAACGCCGCGCCCGCGCTGCGGGCTCGTTGCCAGTTCGGCTATTGCTCTCTCCCTTCACGGCAATGTCGCGGCGCTCGGCGATGGCCTCGCCAGAACCAGGAGGTGGTCGCCGAGGGCGTTCGTCGCTCAGTGTCGCCGGTGCTCGTGTTCCTCATCCTCCGTCTGCGCGTGCGTCTCCGGGGCCGGGGCGCCGCCACCGGTTGCGGAGGCCGGTACAGATCGGATCTCCGAATGGCGGATCTGCCCGCCCAGGTTGGCCGTGCGAACCATCAGTCCGCCCACGGCCACCGAGCCGATCAGCACGGCAGAGGTGAGGGCGGCGGGCGGTCCGGCGGCGCGCCGAGAGGCAAGCAAGGCGGCGGCGGACACGACGCCGAGCAGTCCGATGGCCATCAACGACAGCTTGCCCGACGACTCATGCGCCTCGACTACGGCCTTGGAGACCCCCGCGAGGCTCTCCACGGTCTCCTCCGCCGGCTCGCCCGTCAGGTAGACAGGCACCGCCGCCAGGGCTGCGACCAGAAGGCCCGCCAGGCCGGCTCTCTTCAGGTCCGCGCTCCGAAGGCCCATGCCGGCGATCAGTAGAACGATTCCGGCGAGAGTCCCCAGTACCGGAACGTGGTTGAGTACAAGATGCGCGTGTGTCAGGTCCATTCTCGCGTCTCCATGCGCCGGCGCGGGTCGCCGCCGTCGCGGGAACAGGCATCGGGGCGGACCACCCGTCACTCCGTCCGGCGTCTATCGGCACGGCTCCGTCAGTGGCGATGATCGGTCTACGCCGAACCCGCCTCCTCGCCGTGCGGCCCGGCCGATGCGGCGGCGACGCCATGCAGGCGCTCGACGTAATGCACGAAGTCCACGTAGGCCTCCACGAACGCCCGGCCGGCCTCCACGTTGTGCGCCGCGTGGCGCTTCGCCTCAAGGACGCGCGCGAAGCGCCGGCGGATTCCGGCGATCACGTCCTCAGTCACCTGCTTCATTAGGGCGTCCGCCCTACCGCTCTCGATGGCCCGGTCCGTCGCCGTGACCGCCGGCCCCGGGTCGGTCCCGGCCGGCTTCAGGCCGGTGTAGGGTGCGCCCTCACCCGCGCGGTGGATCCGGACGAGCGTCTCATGGAAGTACCTGTCCGCCAGCCCCTTCGCCTCCGGGCCCTTGCCCCGGACGACTAGCGTTCGCTTGAATGCCATGCGGATCGCCGCATCCTGGTCCTTTCGCACCCACTTCAGTGCGGGCGTTACATCCCTTGCCGTCAGGGCGGCCCGCGCGGCCTTGACGACAGGGCCGTCCAGCCCGTCGCAATGTGCGGCGGCGGGCGTGGAGATCCATCACCCCGCGCCCAGGCACAGCCCGAGCACAAGCGCCGCTCGGAGGAGCGTCCTCGGCGCGGTAACGGTCATCTGCCCCCTCTTTGCCTGGCGCTTCGGAGCGCCGGCAGTGCGGTCGTCGGTGCGGGAACTCTCCGATGAGTGAGCACTTCCTCGTTACACGGCGGATCCGGCAGATGTGTTCGCCTCTTCGCCACACTCCCCGAGGAAGCCCTGGCCCTCCGTCTGGCGTCCGGCGTGGCTGGCACTCATGCGGGCCGCGATCGGGCTCGCGCGGCCCGCGCAATCGCGGCAGGGACCGCTCGCGGGCGCGTCTGGTGATCGCACCATTGACGGCGCGTATCGCGCCCGTCAGTTGTAGAGCACCGGGTCCTTCCTCCAGTCCCGGTCACGGTCGAACCCGTACTGCGTTACGCGTGGCCGGCGCTCGCGCAGTCGCACTGACTCGATGCCCAGGTAGTAGCCGGTCGACCGGGCGTTCCGGCCAACGCACTCCAGGCGGATCGTGTACTTCCCCGGATCCGGCCAGAAGTCGAGCAGATGGGCCTCGTACTGCGACGTATCAGCACTGTAGAGGTCGATGGGGCCCCCGAGCTTGACTCCGTTGAGGTACGCCTGGAAGGTGCCGAAGTCGTAGGAGCGCGTCAGGTTGAGCAGCAGGCGGAGCGGCTCCTTCCTGGTTACCTCGATGGGCACCTCCAGCCAGGCGGCCTCCTGGCCCTCGGGCTGGTAGAGAAGCTGCGGCCCCTCGAAGAAGCCAAGCTGCTGGGGGCGCGCCTCGCCGGCGCCGTGGTGCGCCGCGTCCGCGAAATCACGCGCGTACGACACCACGCGCTCCAGTCCGGGCAGACGCCGCTCCGTGCCCGAGGGTGCGCGCGCCGTGAAGGTGGGCTCGCCCGTCTGGTACCAGAACGCGACGCTGCTGTAGTCGTCCTCGCGCTCGTTCCAGCTCATGCTCTTGTGATCGGGGTTCTCGTCGGGCGAGATCCATCCCCAGTGCTCGAACGTGACGCGGATGCCCTTCTGGAAGACGATCGGGTCGGCGATGTGCCAGCGGTAGGCGCTCGTATGGCCACCGACGATGCCCCACTGGTCGAAGTAGGGAACGCCGAAGTAGGGAGTGCTGGTCCTCTTGAGGCCCCACGCGCTAAGGAAGTAGTCCTCCGTGCCGGTACCCCAGATCGATGGCTTCACTTCGCCGTCAATGGCGATCTTCTCGTCGCCCTCGCCGAACCAGCTCGGGCTGCGCGTGCGGACGGCCATCACCGTGCCGACGTAGTGCCCCTTTCCGGCCGTCTCGAGCACCACATAGTCCTTGCCGCCCTCGACCGGGTACTCCTGGCGATACTGCGCATGGAAGTAGGGCGTGTCGCGCGGCAGGCGGTCCTTCTTCACCCAATCGATGTTGTAGTAGAGCAGGTTGATCGGCTTGTCGCCCTGGTTGACGATCTCGACGCGCGCCGACTTGCGAAACGGCATCCGCCAGAAGCAGTTGTAGGAGTCCGCGTCCTCCACGATCACCGGCAGGCTGATCACCTCGCTGCGCTTGCCGAAGCAGTTGGCGAAGAAGTCGCCGACGGGCGCCTCCACGCCAGGGCGCGAGCGGCCGTCCCAGTAGATGCGCAGGAGCATGTCCTGGTGCGTCGCGGACCCGTTGCCGGCCCAGCCCTGCGGCTCCGAACCGAGGAACGTGAACCACATGTGCGTGATAACGCCAGGGCCCTTTGCGTCCATGAGCACGTGCGTCTCGCCCGGACGTACCTGGAAGTTGTCGAAGTTGCTCTTCTCGGCGCGGCTACCCAGAGGGTCGGCCGCGCGGCTGTAGCGACCGTCGGGGCCTTCGCGGAAGGTACTCGTTTCGCGGTGGCTCCGGCCGTCGTGCGGCCGCGCGAGGCCGCTCAGCAGGTCGTCGGCCCGGCAGGCCGGCACGGGCGTTCCGCCCCCGGCCACGGTCAGCAAGGCGAGCGCGGTCGCCCGCGCGGCACGGATGACCATCACTGTCACGCTCCATTCGAGGGAGGGATGCCGGCGCGCCGCCGCGCCGACGGCGCCGTGCGGCGCCGCTCCCTCATTCGCGAGCGGCGACCCGGCTGCCTGCCGAACGCGGCCGCTTCGGTTCGGCCGACGTCGCGCAGGAGAGGCGCCCTTCCAGCGGCGAACAGGCGACTGTCGGCCGCGAGCGCCGCCCGAACGCCACGCCAGGAGCCGTCCC contains:
- a CDS encoding phytanoyl-CoA dioxygenase family protein — encoded protein: MPAEKSTAAAPTVGIADIEVTAADLDAACAAAVYRQHGCLVVRGLMASYVAELQRDIEETARQSIALLDQARQVTEGWVTPNGTLFLPAPAGFARDKQIMVLAIGYETSAAFFRAAFDPCTVDIAEAILGPNIELFGGGQCLYKEPVGGHPKTLHQDSAYFEHRFDGPVAVLSYVVDTDLQNGALHVVPGSHRLGTLRHVDTLSHLGLDEDEWPWEAALQVTGNAGDAIFFHYRTIHGSRENHSTRPRPVFINRYRRVDDYVTVSATTAANREEAERRAAEARKSGQRGLMVRGYRPYEPA
- a CDS encoding TetR/AcrR family transcriptional regulator C-terminal domain-containing protein, with translation MPVQEGIHAFLLDRYQLWQTHGDLLKIVFAEALFDRELAEGFCAKITCPATDVVEAYLARGIREGVLRDLDPRIAARALVGHVFAPTLLYDAMVCQPERPLSAEAYATALTDLFLNGTRR
- a CDS encoding DUF2961 domain-containing protein, which gives rise to MVIRAARATALALLTVAGGGTPVPACRADDLLSGLARPHDGRSHRETSTFREGPDGRYSRAADPLGSRAEKSNFDNFQVRPGETHVLMDAKGPGVITHMWFTFLGSEPQGWAGNGSATHQDMLLRIYWDGRSRPGVEAPVGDFFANCFGKRSEVISLPVIVEDADSYNCFWRMPFRKSARVEIVNQGDKPINLLYYNIDWVKKDRLPRDTPYFHAQYRQEYPVEGGKDYVVLETAGKGHYVGTVMAVRTRSPSWFGEGDEKIAIDGEVKPSIWGTGTEDYFLSAWGLKRTSTPYFGVPYFDQWGIVGGHTSAYRWHIADPIVFQKGIRVTFEHWGWISPDENPDHKSMSWNEREDDYSSVAFWYQTGEPTFTARAPSGTERRLPGLERVVSYARDFADAAHHGAGEARPQQLGFFEGPQLLYQPEGQEAAWLEVPIEVTRKEPLRLLLNLTRSYDFGTFQAYLNGVKLGGPIDLYSADTSQYEAHLLDFWPDPGKYTIRLECVGRNARSTGYYLGIESVRLRERRPRVTQYGFDRDRDWRKDPVLYN